The genomic DNA TGTCAGGAATTATTCACCGAAACAGGCAACACGAAAATTGCGTGAGGGCTATCTCGACTATAAACCCCTTCCCAAGCCAGGACCGTATGCGGATTGTGAATGGGCTTGTGCTGACTCGTACTTTGATGTGGCATATCTGAGCTCAGAGAGGGTCTTGTCTCTCCACCGGTTAGAAGAAGAAGGAAGGCCAACAAAGCAGGTCATCCTGACAGCATATGATAGCTCTTGCGGGACAATATGGGAATGCGAACGCACTGCCCTAGCTTTTCAGGCGCACGGCAGAATTGCTGACCAATTATTCGGGATTATCACCAGTTACAGCGGATCTGAGCTAATTGACATGAAAACGGGCAAAACCAAGCTACTCGCATCTGCCGGTGCCTTCGCCCCGGCTTTTGGTGATCTCGGTTTGTTCTTTCACGGTAAGTTAAATGGTGCCAACGAATATACCATTAATCGCCTTGATGCGCACAATGCGGATCCCGTGGCCATTGCTCCTTACTACTCCGGCCTGCAGCCAAGGGCCTTTACGGTCGAAAACGGCTTCTTATACGCGCTAGGTGGCCCTGACGGGTGCCACATTCAAACGGGAATTTTTGCGCGGGATTTTAAGTCCGCGGTTATTCTTGAGGGTGTATGGCGAATCTTCGGCCAGGAAGAGCACGGGTTTGCTGTAGTCGGTGGCGATGCTTACGGCGGTGTTTTGTATCGCGGAATAGTCAATAATTAAACATTTGGTATGGAAAGGAGGATACAATGAGACAATTCATTTTAATACTCATTTTGGGGCATGTCTGTTTGGGTGGAGCCTTGCTTTCAGATGCTTTGGGGCTTACGTGGCCAACAGACGGGTCTGAGTGTGTCGAGTCTCCATTCGGTTGGCGTGAATTCAACACTTCCAATTATCACGCTGGTTGGGATCTTAAAATCGGCGCAACAAATAGTTGTCGCGCGGTAGCGGACGGCACAATACATCTACTTCCTTTTATTGATCAATACCCCTGGGGAGATTATCAGTACACTATAGTGATTGACCATGGCGACTATATGATGGGATACCACCATATGAATGCACGGAACACCTTCACTGTAGGAGAATTTGTGGCGGAAGGAACGTGGCTCGGCTCTAATATGGAAAACGCACATGTCCACATAAATTTTTGGGATGAAAACGGACCCGTAAATGGCGACGATAACACTCTACACCCGGGCCGA from Candidatus Latescibacterota bacterium includes the following:
- a CDS encoding M23 family metallopeptidase, which translates into the protein MRQFILILILGHVCLGGALLSDALGLTWPTDGSECVESPFGWREFNTSNYHAGWDLKIGATNSCRAVADGTIHLLPFIDQYPWGDYQYTIVIDHGDYMMGYHHMNARNTFTVGEFVAEGTWLGSNMENAHVHINFWDENGPVNGDDNTLHPGRILGEYGNNGLAVSSTSPPFCSMWVGGGGDVLKVGVCSVQKQMSPFFLIN